One stretch of Sinomonas terrae DNA includes these proteins:
- a CDS encoding RNA degradosome polyphosphate kinase, producing MPSPSPAGEIGPDRFLDRELSWLAFNARVLELAEDPELFLLERVNFLSIFASNLDEFFMVRVAGLKRRIATGLAVPSASGLSPHEVLDQISVAAHELQERHCRVFNDQIRPALSEAGIQLVSWDDLGEAEHERLSTLFAEQVFPILTPLAVDPAHPFPYISGLSLNLAVVVRNPVSDKDLFARLKVPDQLPRLISVDGPRAGTVAGRLARFIPLEDLIAVHLDQLFPGMEVVEHHTFRVTRNEDLEVEEDDAENLLQALEKELLRRRFGPPVRLEVTTDINPNIRALLVRELGVDEAEVYSLPGPLDLRGLSVISAIDRPELHYPKQLAHTSRFLNESETAKAANVFAAMRRRDILLHHPYDSFSTSVQAFLEQAASDPKVQAIKQTLYRTSGDSPIVDALIDAAEAGKQVLALVEIKARFDEQANISWARKLEQAGVHVVYGIVGLKTHCKLSLVVRQENDGLRRYCHIGTGNYHPRTARYYEDLGLLTCDEQVGEDLSKLFNQLSGYAPKSTFKRLLVAPRSVRSGLIDRIETEIRNARAGLRARVVIKVNSMVDEAIIDSLYRASQAGVKVDIIVRGICSLRPGVPGLSDNITVRSILGRFLEHSRVFGFANGGSPVVYIGSADMMHRNLDRRVEALVQLRNREDINELIALLDRYLDDGTASWHLDRTGTWTRHHVDAEGRPLQDIQSWLLASRARQRSSSLR from the coding sequence ATGCCGAGCCCCTCACCCGCTGGGGAGATTGGCCCGGACCGCTTCCTGGACCGGGAGCTGAGCTGGCTTGCGTTCAACGCGCGCGTCCTCGAGCTCGCCGAGGATCCCGAACTCTTCCTGCTCGAGCGCGTGAACTTCCTTTCGATCTTCGCCTCGAATCTCGACGAGTTCTTCATGGTCCGCGTTGCCGGCCTCAAGCGCCGCATCGCCACTGGCCTCGCGGTGCCGTCCGCGTCGGGCCTGAGCCCGCACGAGGTCCTCGACCAGATCTCGGTCGCTGCGCACGAACTCCAAGAGCGCCACTGCCGCGTCTTCAATGACCAGATCCGGCCGGCCCTCTCAGAGGCCGGGATCCAACTCGTCTCGTGGGACGATCTGGGCGAGGCCGAGCACGAGCGCCTGAGCACCCTGTTCGCCGAGCAGGTCTTCCCGATCCTCACGCCACTTGCCGTCGACCCGGCCCACCCGTTCCCCTACATTTCGGGGCTCTCACTCAATCTCGCCGTCGTCGTCCGAAATCCGGTGAGCGACAAGGACCTCTTCGCCCGCCTCAAGGTGCCGGACCAGCTTCCGCGGCTCATCTCCGTGGACGGCCCGCGGGCCGGGACCGTCGCCGGGCGGCTCGCGCGCTTCATCCCGCTCGAAGACCTCATCGCGGTGCACCTCGACCAGCTCTTCCCCGGAATGGAGGTCGTCGAGCACCACACGTTCCGCGTGACCCGCAACGAGGACCTCGAGGTCGAAGAGGACGACGCCGAGAACCTCCTCCAGGCGCTCGAGAAGGAGCTCCTGCGCCGGCGGTTCGGGCCGCCCGTTCGCCTCGAGGTCACGACGGACATCAACCCGAACATCAGGGCACTCCTCGTACGGGAGCTCGGAGTCGACGAGGCCGAGGTGTACTCCCTTCCCGGGCCGCTCGATCTCCGCGGCCTCTCGGTGATCAGCGCCATCGACCGGCCCGAGCTCCACTACCCGAAGCAGCTCGCCCATACCTCGCGCTTCCTCAACGAGTCCGAGACGGCAAAGGCCGCGAACGTCTTCGCGGCAATGCGCCGCCGGGACATCCTGCTGCACCATCCGTACGACTCGTTCTCGACCTCGGTTCAGGCATTCCTCGAGCAGGCCGCCTCAGATCCCAAGGTCCAGGCCATCAAGCAGACCCTGTACCGCACCTCGGGCGACTCTCCCATCGTCGACGCACTCATCGATGCGGCCGAGGCGGGCAAGCAGGTGCTGGCCCTCGTCGAGATCAAGGCCCGGTTCGACGAGCAGGCGAACATCTCGTGGGCACGGAAGCTCGAGCAGGCCGGCGTGCACGTGGTCTACGGGATCGTGGGCCTCAAGACGCACTGCAAGCTCTCGCTCGTGGTGCGGCAGGAGAACGATGGGCTCCGCCGCTACTGCCACATCGGCACCGGCAACTACCACCCGAGGACCGCCCGCTACTACGAGGATCTCGGACTCCTCACGTGTGACGAGCAGGTGGGCGAGGACCTCTCCAAGCTGTTCAACCAGCTCTCCGGGTACGCGCCCAAATCGACGTTCAAGCGCCTCCTCGTGGCCCCGCGCTCCGTGCGCTCGGGCCTCATCGACCGCATCGAGACAGAGATCAGGAACGCCCGCGCGGGCCTCCGGGCGCGCGTCGTCATCAAGGTCAACTCGATGGTCGACGAAGCCATCATCGACTCGCTCTACCGCGCCTCGCAGGCCGGGGTGAAGGTCGACATCATCGTGCGCGGGATCTGCTCGCTCCGACCCGGGGTGCCCGGGCTCAGCGACAACATCACGGTCCGCTCGATCCTCGGCCGCTTCCTCGAGCATTCGCGCGTCTTCGGCTTCGCGAACGGCGGCAGCCCGGTCGTCTACATCGGCTCGGCCGACATGATGCACCGCAACCTCGACCGACGGGTGGAAGCCCTCGTCCAGCTCCGCAACCGCGAGGACATCAACGAGCTCATCGCCCTTCTGGACCGCTACCTCGACGACGGCACAGCAAGCTGGCACCTCGACCGGACCGGCACTTGGACCCGACACCACGTCGATGCCGAGGGACGCCCCCTCCAGGACATCCAGTCGTGGCTGCTCGCGTCCCGGGCCCGCCAGCGGTCCTCGTCTCTGCGGTGA
- the mshD gene encoding mycothiol synthase has protein sequence MTSAYPQDWPATVVEGRVPRALWSEVEALLAAAEDSDGTPSLSEQTTVLLRSPETRSEEIVLLAVHALDDTSESPAPQDLAGVAAIAFQPDGTGVVELAVHPNYRNQGVGVRLVEAIRELRGPAGQEGLTAWSHGNHEAAAELAALYGYVPLRELWRMVLVRHAEGPTPSLPEDITIRNFVPGQDEEAWLAANKAAFAHHPEQGALRRSDLDARMGEPWFDPAGFFLAVDGDDRILGFHWTKVHPAHGEHKAIGEVYAVGVDPSAQGRGLGLALTRTGIDYLHSKGLKTIMLYTDADNAAAVALYRKLGFTLWDKDVLYGPAEPARV, from the coding sequence ATGACGAGCGCATACCCCCAGGATTGGCCCGCCACCGTCGTCGAGGGACGCGTCCCCCGAGCCCTGTGGAGCGAGGTCGAGGCGCTCCTCGCCGCGGCCGAGGATTCCGACGGCACCCCGTCGCTCTCCGAGCAGACCACCGTGCTCCTGCGCTCGCCCGAGACGAGGTCGGAGGAGATCGTGCTGCTGGCGGTGCACGCGCTCGATGACACCTCGGAATCGCCGGCGCCGCAGGACCTTGCCGGCGTCGCAGCGATCGCGTTCCAGCCCGACGGCACAGGGGTCGTGGAGCTCGCCGTCCACCCCAACTACCGCAATCAGGGCGTAGGTGTGCGGCTCGTCGAGGCGATCCGGGAGCTGCGGGGGCCCGCTGGCCAGGAGGGGCTCACCGCCTGGTCCCACGGGAATCACGAGGCAGCCGCGGAGCTCGCCGCGCTGTACGGGTACGTCCCTCTGCGCGAGCTGTGGCGGATGGTCCTGGTGCGCCACGCCGAGGGGCCGACGCCGAGCCTGCCCGAGGACATCACGATCAGGAACTTCGTGCCGGGGCAGGACGAAGAAGCCTGGCTCGCGGCCAACAAGGCGGCGTTCGCCCATCACCCCGAGCAGGGCGCACTTCGCCGAAGCGATCTCGACGCCCGCATGGGTGAACCATGGTTCGACCCGGCCGGATTCTTCCTCGCGGTCGACGGCGATGACCGCATCCTCGGGTTCCACTGGACCAAGGTGCACCCCGCCCACGGCGAGCACAAGGCGATCGGCGAGGTCTACGCCGTCGGCGTCGACCCGTCGGCGCAAGGACGCGGACTGGGGCTCGCCTTGACGCGGACTGGTATCGACTACCTCCACTCCAAGGGCCTCAAGACGATCATGCTGTATACCGATGCGGACAACGCGGCCGCCGTTGCCCTCTACCGCAAGCTTGGATTCACGCTCTGGGACAAGGACGTGCTCTACGGGCCGGCCGAGCCAGCCCGTGTCTGA